Genomic DNA from Oreochromis aureus strain Israel breed Guangdong linkage group 2, ZZ_aureus, whole genome shotgun sequence:
ccaaATGATCAccccaccaccatgcttgacggatggtatgaggtgtttgtgcatatatattgtgtttgtttttcaccagATGTGGTGATGTGTATTGTGACCCAACATCTTCACTCTGTTATCATCTCTCCAAAAGGAAATTGTTCCAGACGTCTTGTGCTTTATTCAGATACAACTTTGCTAACATAAGCTGTTCTGCTATGTTCTTTTTAGGGAGAAGAGGATTTCTCCCAgggctctaaaaaaaaaatgatactcAGATACTTAAGGCTTCTTAAAGCCAAACACCCAGGTCTTTATGAGGAATTTTGTGAGGCTCCCATTTCAACCGCATTGAAATATGAATGAGAATTTAATATTAGCTGTTTTACAATTGGCAATTACCCGATAGCCACATTAGCAGCCTGCTATTATTCAGGTAGCAGCTAATAAAATGATAAGGTTAATGTGGGAGTTAGGCAGCAAATATCAGTCTTGCCCATCGGTAATGTTAATAGGCAGTGTTAATGCTATACATTTTATTAAGTCTCAGAATGAAGCTGAGAAAAGTCTGTCAGCAACTACCCTGAAACAGTGGAAGCCTACCTCTATTTGATCAACAGCAAAAACATGGTAACCAGAAGCACAGGAAATAATTATAGATGTAGCTGAATACACTTACACAGACTAGTATTGTTctgatctttattttatttttttaaagaaatacctgttaatattaaaagttttgtcagtaatttttaaatgttctcCATCCTATCAAAAGTTTTGTCAGTATTGAGGTGACAAGTCTACTTTCATTTtacaattcaatgttatttatacagcgccaaatcacaacaacagttgtccAGCTTCTTTTGTACCTTCATcagctttaatatttaacacgctaactgaggcctgtagagccTGAGATgtagtctgaccttggggtgaatgtGCTGGGGCATTCACTCCTGTGAAACTTCTAGCATTGTATAAATACTTCAGACCagcaaaagccaaaaaaaatctgctttaaTAGAGGAAGTTACACTTACTGATGATCCTTTAattaagtgcatttgattagcagctcctggctgctacttatcctcttaattcctatgggaATAGTAAAGGTAGTTTTTCAAATGATTGCCAAATGAGTCCTATGAAAGCTCTTTATCACATGACTATAACAACACATCTCTCAAAATAATACACAAATACTGAATAAATCTAAAATGaacgttttgttttgtgtttttattcagttgCAGTCAAGTCAGGCTTTAGATTTATGAACGAGTATGATGATCTAGGTTACCTTAATGCGAACTTCATGAGCCTTAGGTGGGGCTACCTCCACCTCTTCAATAGAAAGAGGTTTCCCTGGCTCCCAGGCAACAGCTGCCTTGCACTTGATTACCTGAAAGCAAAGGACAGTATTTTTCCATGTCAAGTGAGTAGCTGCAGCTGTGGGTTGGCTCCAGCTTTACAGTCCCTGTGGCAGATCGAGCTAGTTGCAACCAGCGTAGTTAGCCTTTGCACTCTGTCAAAGATTATGCTTCTCTAAGATTCTTCCTGATAATGTTTGCTTTAATAGTATTCAGCCTACATAACTGTCCCAATAGCGCCATCAGTCTTGATGCTTTTTAAACCATGCCATCACTATTATCACTATGGCTTTTAAGTGCTGCAGCTACTTGCAAAAAACTGCCGCTGACCCACCAAAGATCCCTGTTAAGTAATCGAACAGTGATTCTTTGTACTTCATTCAGAGCAAATTAATGCGTGCATGCTAGCTTACAGAACTTTCCAGGTTTACAGTAAACTTGAACGTTAAGGCAACTTTACGACTAATGCACAAACGGAaacaatgtttgtttgtttgtttgtttttcatatatttCTTACACAGTACTCACTTTACCAGCTGTCTCCATGCTCGTTGTTTCTAGAGAAGAAGAGAACGGGCCACTGAGCAGGCGTAAAGGAGTTAACCTTCGGACCAATCAGATACGAGAACGCCTAGCGTACGCATGACGCATTTGGGAGCAATGAAGAAAACAGGCCAAAAAAGGGCGCTTAAGAATTTCAAATAGCTGCATGCTGCTGGTACTACTGCTGTTACTACTAatgataataatttaaaaaacattaaaaaaaaatacttgtgaTTAAAAGATATTactaaatgaaaacatttagtgttttttttagtaaatgaaacatttttttaaacacttttcagAAATAACTTCAGTCATTACTGAATGTCATCATTGACAGTGGGGACTTTCGCATTTTGGATGCTGGAGAATATGTTATGTTTATCTTTAAAAACTCACTGATATATTTGTACAGTTGGAATAAGTACTAACCCTGAACTTGAACATCTTAGAACTTCATATGAAACTAGACAATTGTTAACAGCTCCAGTAAACATCAATAACAAATGATGTTCTTGACCAAAAATGCTTCAGGTGTCTTCAAAGAGTGAGAAGGATATCAATGCAATTTGTgttttgaattctgtttttatatttaattttcacTCACTTATGGCAGTTAAGCAGCACCAGACATGCAGCTGAAACAATAAAAATTAATACTGTCTCACACACATCTAAAATTTAATTTGGAATAACAATTATGAGCTATCAAATTCACTTATGATAGACCTCTcatacaaatattttaaaaaaaaaatacaatgccAAAATGCCAACCTTACACAGCTGATCTTCCTACCAGGCTCTAAATATACGACGTTTGACATTTCCTCACATCTGCTGTTTTCAGtctgtattttgtgtttaacCTCATATTTTCCTAATATCAgaatttcctttttaaaatcagtcacTCTACTTCTAGAAGTCTTGTTCTTGTTTCTGATTGGTGAGATACTGCCAGCAGCACCTCTTTCATATAaatgttgatgatgatgttagGATAAAAAAACTGGGTAAGGAAAACATATCTTCGATATGTTGAAGCTTGTTTCAAAGTACAGCACGCTCTTCCAAGTCTCATTATAAATCTAAAAGTCAGAGTTAAAAACCATTTGTTTCTGCACTATATGAATAATTACTTAGTAGTTGTTTTCAATTTAGCacctttattattcattttgcacatttttaaaatgtatttatttattagcacTGCTTTTAGTCCTTTTTAGGCTCAGTTGTGTAGGTTTGATTGATCCAGAACCCAGGGTTGATTGAATGCTGTCCAGTTGTTACTCTGTGTCATTTTCCACTTGGTCATCTGCAGGACTGAGAAACTCACAGGGTTTAATGCTGCAACTGTTCCTTGCAAACAGATGTTGTTTCTAGTATAGTGGTTTTTATCGTATAGGAGCCTGGAGTTTGATTTCCTGTCAGGAAGGAAATTTTTGGTCATGAAAGTTAACATGTTGGATTGCACATGGTGGGTAGTTCTTGAACCAGCTGAGTGTTTCGGGGGTTCCCCTCAGAGTCTGAGAAATAGATCAACACATTGTGCCCAGATGCAGGAAACAAGATTCACACTGAACAAGCTGAGTTGGCTTTTGTAACATGTCAGACTCATATAACAAAGATATAAAAATGTGAGTTTCAGTTATTGATTTTTTACCTGCAAAAATCAGAAGGAAAGAAGGATCCTACTACAGTGGGGAAACAACTAAGAAAACATCTTTCACTGAGAAAAACTGCCAGTTAAACTAACAGTGAGGACAAAGGGCCTCCTGAACCGCTCAGATCTGCAGCACAGTGAGAGAAGCTGTATGCCACTGCTGCTCCGCTGCCCAGTCAGGAGGCTGTGGAGAGGGTGTCTGCTGTTGTCCATTATAGCTTTCATTTTTTCAATGTATCCCTCACAACCACAGTCTTAAGTGTCCAGCCTCCTGCCAAGCACAGAGTTGGCTTTTCCCACCAGCTGGTCCAGCCACTTggtgttttgtctgtttgcagTAGCATAAGAGAGAGCACTGGCCACCACTGCGATAATCTCATCACACACAAAAGGACCTCAGACTCCACAAGAAGAGCTGGCTCTGCACCTTTGCGTAGAGAGCATCGGTGATCAGGGACCAGTTGAACTTGTCATCCAGTGGGACACCCAGATATTTATAAAAGTATGGAGAAGCCAGATGGTCCAGCCTAGATCTCCTGAAACCCACCACAATCAGCTCCATCGTTTTACGTATATTATTTCCTTTATAAAAGCATGCCAAAAAGAAATTGGAACACCATTAACACTACTGCACTACCATGTACGTTTTAGTTTCACAACACTTGTAGCATTTCCAACAATGTACAAGAGCAAACCACAGACTAAGCCCATAACACATCAATGAATAAGacacatttatgtttttgtcactcAGTGCATTCAAAACAAGTCAAAAGAAGAACATGATAACGAGCACTTCCCCTTATGAGTTGCCCACTTCTGTCTTATAAAAACAACACTGACAGAAATGTCCCCAAGTCATCTCACAAGTCATCCAGTCCTACTCATGCAGGACAAGAGATACGTCTTCCTGCCATGACAAGGAGCCCAGTACGAGCACAAGGATTCTCTGGGCCTTGTTTTAAAGGGGGTTTGAGACAGAACCTGCACTGGTTAGTAACTTGAGTTAAATAGAGCATATTTTCATGTGACTCATAAGCAAGGAGATGCCCAAAGTTAGTAAAAACCTAGTtgtgcctgttttttttttttttttccttttgatttctATTGTGGATAAAACTGTTGAATGATAAAGAAACAGCCACACAATTACagagcacctttttttttttttaattgaggcATTTGATAGCAATGGTAACTCTTTACGATATTACAAACTACCAATGTTTTCAGCTGAAAACAAGTGTGACATCCTGCACATGAAGAAATTTGGACATGGAGGTTTGTGAATATGTTCAAACACCATTCTTTTCACAAATATACAATAATCCCcacaaatgactcaaaaaaggTTCCAGCTACAAGAATACATTTTAGATACAAATCTTGAAGATCCAGCAATCTTCCAAAactggtaaaaaataaaaaaattaaaatagaaTAAGAATATCAACTCTACAAATAGAGACGatgttcatgagtccaacaggccaggatctgacacagatcATAGCCTTTTAGCTGCGAGAGTGAACATATTATGTGATCGTCACAATGAACCATCAGAGTCAGATCATCTCCCACctataagaaaacaaaagaacaacgAAGTTCAGATATTATAAACAAACCATGTTACACATCAGGGGAAATAACCATAACATTGTAAGACGATAGAAAACCTGCCAACCTCTGAATCCACGTCCACCACCGccgcctcctcttcctctgaagCCTCCTCCACCACggcctcctcctccaccacggccacctccacctctgcctCCTCGAAAACCACCTGAgacaaaaagaaagtaaaattaaTCAAACTACTCTTGCATGCCATACTCTAAATATGCATTAGGCTTTATTTCCATGTTCAATCTACAAAAGTAAATACTGAGCAAAAACTGAGCATAATTcctagagaaaaacaaaaacacaaatgtctGTTTTGTTATATATTCTAAACACTTAGCCAgaagattaaattaaaatgagaaTGCCATCTTACCTCCACGACCACCACCCCTTCCTCCACCTCTACcccctcctctgcctcctcttGGAGGCCCCTTTTCTCCTGGTGGCCTCGGGAGGAATCTCTGCAGTGGTAGTAGCTTCATTGGATCTATATAAAACTAAAAGCCAACATTTTGGTTAGAAATCTGAGGTATTAAATTAATCACTAGAAAAGTTTGAGACATTTTTGGTACCTTTTGTAGTTTCTTGAATGAAGACGCCTTCATATTTTCAGAAAGTTTTACTGAGAAATACTGCAAAGATGGGTTAAGGAAGCAACAAGAACACTGACAACGTCAAACAGATCCCCACCACCAGTTCAATCAAaggtttggagaaaaacaaagacatgagaAAGGATACAAAGTCTCTGAGTTGGCCAAATATCTCATCCACCTTCCCAATCTGCTCCTTGTTTTCCAAGTACACTGGGGCATTGAAATAGGGAACCTTGTTTTCCTCTGTTGTGCACTTGCAGACAATGTCATCTTCACATGGATGCATGAACTCTCCCAGTGCTGTGAAGGGTGTGAAGACAATGAAACACAGTTAAAGTTTAAGACGTGCAATACCATGACTGACAACCAATTTAAATTTCTGTCTGGTTATAATAAGTCAGCATATGCTTGACTGCTCTGCAGTTCACTTTATGGGCATCTAGCACAAGGTTTCTGTAAGTCTGAAATTCTTTGGAGGCCAGGGGAATAAATGGGGGTTAAAGGAAGTGACCCAGAATATATGctaaaacagaaactttgaGGCACTAgaatataaacatttaaaaaaaaaaaaagatcaaataagTTGGAAAAAATCTGTTTCTGAACAGCCCAATGAGTAGAAACACAGATACATCTTTAACAATATTACAATGTGGacttaaaatatatttcatgGCAACCTAACTCCTGGTACAGCATGTTATATTCACATTTTGTGGGATGatcattaaatatataaaagatTGATCTTTTGTCTGTAATGCAGTTTGAATTTAAACACTTACATATTGCtcattttattattactattcTTACTACtactaccaccaccactacTATTATATTATTAATACTATTACTAATATTATTTAACATCTTTGCAAATATAATTGTTTTCTGGTGTATTTAGGACAACTTGGAAACATGTAGTTAAAGTTAATTAACATGAACTGGATCTTGAATTCCTCATGTAGGTGACACACGGTGTATTAACTTCATACTCTTGTCACATAGAATATTTACTGAAGTTCtccattcacacacacccaAAGGTCCACCATTGTTTTAGAGTTGCCTGCTAACACTGACCGGAAATTTATGCTTCAGTGGGCAATGTACATAGCCGCAGACGCTGAGAAACCCTATAATGTAACCTACCCTGATAAACTGACATGCACCTACCCTAGAAATATAATTACATGTCACATCAACACTGCCACTACTACCATGATGGATACCACTGATTTCTCCTATGCATTTCTGGCTACTTTTTTGATGCAGTGCTAGAATTTATCAATGACAGAATAATAATATAAGGATCTGTTAAAGGAATAGAAACCATAATACGGACTCACAAATAGCAGCAAATTCCTACAAGGAGATTGTCAAAACTATTGGAATGGACACTAGGGAAATGTACAAAGATGTGGAAATACTAGAggaacaaatataaaaatgacaaagcAAAGAGTGGCGACccagaaggggaaaaaaactttctggtattttgtttgtttctattgTGACTGGCACCACAGGTAAACTGCCAGGACTCCACCACAAAGTAATTAACATGGTAAATGCTGACACGATAATGTCATCTTACATAGGTTACATGGCCTTTACATAGATTCAAGCAagattgtgtgtgtggacaTCTGCATGCCtgcctttcttttttgttgtttgtttgttttttttgtgactgCACAGACTAGTTCGTGGTGACTTTACAGTACAATGCACCAAGAAGAGCAACAGGACACAGGTCTTGTTTTCCATATCCTTGGGATAGTCTCCATCTTTGATGAGGACAAAACTGTCACAGCCTACCTACTCAGCCACACCACTTCCCCATAACTGTGTAATGGTAATACTACAGAGTCAGTGTTTTGGCAATATCAAGACTGTTTGCTTGCATCTCATTGTCTGAGAATTCACGCGAAGCTGTGGTAAAAGGTTAGCTTCACATGTGTATAAAGAAACACTCGGTTTAGCGTTTTGTGA
This window encodes:
- the gar1 gene encoding H/ACA ribonucleoprotein complex subunit 1; translated protein: MSFRGGGRGGGRGGGFNRGGGGFGRGGGGFGGGRGGGGFGRGGGRGGFNRQQDYGPPEYVVALGEFMHPCEDDIVCKCTTEENKVPYFNAPVYLENKEQIGKVDEIFGQLRDFYFSVKLSENMKASSFKKLQKFYIDPMKLLPLQRFLPRPPGEKGPPRGGRGGGRGGGRGGGRGGGFRGGRGGGGRGGGGGRGGGGFRGRGGGGGGRGFRGGR